A single region of the Neosynechococcus sphagnicola sy1 genome encodes:
- a CDS encoding DUF5132 domain-containing protein: MELEALLLGAEPLTALAIGIGSLALAPVLGAAHALSSSGQPTEILDKLQENARTAAKNGIAWGMDAVEKTQVFLAEAGESLQDLVAEAKIERSGKVQTSGAPQEVTIVTE; this comes from the coding sequence ATGGAACTGGAAGCTCTATTGCTTGGTGCAGAACCATTGACAGCCCTGGCGATCGGCATTGGCTCCCTGGCACTGGCTCCGGTGTTAGGTGCTGCCCATGCATTGTCATCGTCAGGACAACCTACGGAAATCCTGGACAAGCTTCAGGAAAATGCCCGTACGGCAGCAAAGAACGGCATTGCCTGGGGTATGGATGCAGTTGAGAAAACTCAGGTATTTCTCGCTGAAGCCGGAGAATCCTTGCAAGACCTCGTAGCCGAGGCTAAAATCGAACGCTCCGGTAAGGTTCAAACAAGCGGTGCTCCCCAAGAAGTGACAATTGTCACTGAATAG
- a CDS encoding sulfatase-like hydrolase/transferase, which yields MANHFVYIIMDSCRYDSLQAAATPNMDRLGLVERRYSYASWTSPSHYVMLMGLVPHLSPQGVFASEVYKQEFAKWVDRLDVPDLSFKTFLPQLSLPKVLGDQGYTTIGRVSMPVLNPATSISKFFDDYSLMPHHNDFASMVAEIEFPEDEPHFYFLNLGETHYPYMLNGDDMPRISGVHGIIKEMDEFMLTQQQSKDEFFNQAEMERLRQQQIKCVEYVDGLIGELFDKAPSNTHFIITADHGELFGEDGYFGHGPVMHTKCFEVPFVEGLRPDR from the coding sequence ATGGCGAATCATTTTGTCTATATCATCATGGACAGCTGTCGCTACGACAGCCTCCAAGCAGCCGCTACCCCCAATATGGATCGGTTAGGTCTGGTAGAACGTCGCTATAGCTACGCCTCCTGGACATCTCCGTCCCACTACGTGATGCTGATGGGGTTGGTACCTCACCTCAGCCCCCAAGGGGTGTTTGCCTCAGAAGTTTACAAGCAGGAATTTGCCAAGTGGGTTGATCGACTGGACGTTCCTGATTTATCGTTCAAAACCTTTCTGCCCCAACTGTCGCTGCCCAAGGTTTTGGGGGATCAGGGTTACACGACCATTGGTCGGGTTTCCATGCCCGTCTTGAATCCGGCGACTAGCATCAGCAAGTTTTTTGATGACTACAGCCTTATGCCCCACCACAATGACTTTGCCTCCATGGTGGCAGAAATAGAATTTCCAGAGGATGAGCCCCACTTTTACTTTCTCAATCTTGGGGAAACCCACTACCCCTACATGCTGAATGGCGATGACATGCCCCGCATCTCAGGGGTGCATGGGATTATTAAGGAGATGGATGAGTTTATGCTCACCCAACAGCAGTCAAAGGATGAGTTTTTTAATCAAGCAGAAATGGAACGACTGCGCCAACAGCAGATTAAATGTGTGGAATATGTGGATGGTTTGATCGGAGAACTGTTCGATAAAGCTCCCAGCAATACCCACTTTATTATTACGGCGGATCATGGCGAGCTGTTTGGGGAAGATGGCTACTTCGGCCATGGCCCTGTGATGCACACCAAGTGCTTTGAGGTTCCCTTTGTGGAAGGGCTACGCCCGGATCGCTGA
- a CDS encoding tetratricopeptide repeat protein, giving the protein MDPSTDALLADLNNTSGVVRARATEALWKLWFEQKGLVGLKQLQLAQQLLEADEDLQAEALLTQLIRNMPDFAEAWNRRAVIYYLKGQYQRAIADCMEVVRLNPIHFGALHGLGLCYAAIGDYRAAIQSFREALLIQPYSLENQQLILECTIRLS; this is encoded by the coding sequence ATGGATCCATCAACCGATGCACTCCTAGCAGACTTAAACAACACCAGTGGGGTGGTGCGTGCCCGTGCCACTGAAGCCCTATGGAAACTGTGGTTTGAGCAAAAGGGGTTGGTCGGCTTGAAACAGTTGCAACTAGCGCAGCAACTTTTAGAAGCGGACGAAGATCTCCAAGCAGAGGCACTGCTGACCCAATTGATTCGGAATATGCCTGATTTTGCAGAAGCCTGGAACCGGCGGGCAGTGATTTATTACCTCAAAGGTCAGTACCAACGGGCGATCGCCGACTGTATGGAGGTAGTCCGCCTCAACCCGATTCACTTTGGAGCCTTACATGGACTGGGACTCTGCTACGCCGCCATCGGGGATTACCGAGCCGCCATTCAGTCATTTCGTGAGGCACTGCTGATCCAGCCCTATTCCCTTGAAAACCAGCAATTGATCTTAGAATGCACCATACGTCTGAGTTAG
- a CDS encoding TolC family protein: MALNLVEAGFSQEPPAATPAPTPTPVPQPATSASSSDLAPAYLNPSPNPLVLPTQPQQVGIQAIQPITLQQAQELALRNNLQLQIAVKNLERSRAALRQAKAALFPTLSAQAGFQRQETFVLSAPPQSTSSSSGLDSLFSQLGLNSSSNSSSGSSGSSGGSRSSLSDVLSATVTLSYDIYTSGQRSANIRAAVGQVRSQELLVETQLEQLRLDVSDAYYSVQDADEQVRINRAAVINSQQSLQDTQALERAGLGTRFDVLQAQVQLSNSVQNLTTSLNQQRITRWKMVQILNLSQTVDISAADPVAIAGTWELSLEDSIVLAFKNRAELEQQLVQRDINEQQRRAALAVLGPQLSLSAQYGVNNNFSPNPNLADNNYATNYYQVGTFVQWQAFDGGAARAQAAQYEKGIEIAEANFAVTRDEIRFNVQSAYSTLRSNFENIQTATLAVQQAQEALRLARLRFQAGVGTQTDVINSETALTTAQGNQVRAVIGYNRSLAQLQRYISNLPLKNNVAVATPASPVLKPTQTP; encoded by the coding sequence ATGGCTCTGAATCTGGTTGAAGCGGGTTTTTCCCAGGAACCGCCTGCTGCAACCCCAGCCCCGACTCCGACACCTGTCCCTCAGCCAGCAACTTCAGCCTCCAGTTCTGACTTGGCTCCGGCTTATCTGAATCCCAGCCCTAATCCCTTGGTGTTACCGACCCAACCCCAGCAGGTCGGGATTCAAGCTATTCAGCCGATTACTTTGCAGCAGGCTCAAGAGTTAGCCCTCCGCAATAATCTTCAGCTTCAGATTGCCGTGAAAAATCTGGAGCGCAGTCGCGCCGCCCTTCGTCAAGCAAAAGCCGCCCTCTTCCCGACGCTTTCTGCGCAAGCGGGCTTTCAACGGCAGGAAACTTTTGTCCTATCCGCTCCGCCCCAATCGACCTCCTCTAGCTCAGGGCTGGATAGCTTGTTCTCCCAATTAGGACTCAACAGCAGTAGCAATAGCAGCAGTGGCAGTAGCGGGAGCAGTGGTGGAAGCCGCAGCAGCCTCAGTGATGTCCTCTCGGCAACCGTGACCCTGAGTTACGATATTTACACCTCTGGGCAGCGCTCCGCCAATATCCGGGCAGCGGTGGGTCAGGTGCGATCGCAGGAGTTGCTGGTGGAGACTCAATTAGAGCAACTCCGACTGGATGTTTCTGATGCCTATTACAGCGTCCAGGACGCCGATGAGCAGGTGCGGATTAATCGAGCCGCTGTGATCAACTCCCAACAAAGTTTGCAAGATACGCAAGCCTTGGAGCGGGCTGGATTGGGAACTCGCTTCGATGTGTTGCAAGCCCAGGTGCAGCTTTCCAACTCCGTACAAAATTTAACCACCTCCCTGAATCAGCAGCGGATTACCCGTTGGAAAATGGTGCAAATCCTCAACCTCTCACAAACCGTTGATATATCGGCCGCCGATCCCGTGGCGATCGCCGGTACTTGGGAATTATCCCTGGAGGACAGTATTGTTCTCGCCTTCAAAAACCGGGCGGAGCTGGAACAACAACTGGTGCAGCGAGATATCAATGAGCAACAGCGACGGGCCGCATTGGCTGTTCTGGGGCCTCAGTTATCCCTCTCCGCTCAATACGGTGTGAATAACAATTTCAGCCCGAATCCCAATCTGGCCGATAACAATTATGCAACCAACTATTATCAAGTGGGGACTTTTGTGCAATGGCAGGCCTTTGATGGCGGTGCTGCCCGTGCCCAAGCGGCTCAATATGAGAAAGGGATTGAGATTGCCGAAGCCAACTTTGCCGTCACCCGCGACGAGATCAGGTTTAACGTTCAGAGTGCCTACTCAACCCTGCGGTCAAACTTTGAAAATATCCAGACTGCAACCCTAGCGGTGCAGCAAGCCCAGGAGGCACTGCGGTTAGCCAGACTTCGCTTCCAGGCTGGGGTGGGCACCCAGACGGATGTGATTAACTCAGAAACGGCTCTGACCACTGCCCAAGGGAACCAGGTACGAGCAGTTATTGGCTATAACCGTTCCCTGGCCCAATTGCAGCGATATATCAGCAACTTACCCCTGAAGAATAATGTGGCGGTGGCAACGCCTGCCTCACCTGTCCTGAAACCCACCCAGACTCCCTAG
- a CDS encoding glycosyltransferase, with protein MTIGTLVLPTLLLLALLGVVNYDQILRRSRLQIPQLQPLPQPLPTIPRVAVIIPVYNEAENLRDCLSSILQSTSLSTMHLNVWVVDDQSTDGTGAIAQQLQQEWADPRLHLLPGQPRPTDTLWMGKNWACAQGAAQARGEYLLFLDADVRLQTGAIEAAVLQADQNHVDLLSCGPQVLCGCLAEWLVQPLLFNQLLIGLDWLAINTPNPAVVFAAGPFMLFRRSAYEEIGGHRGVADQVVEDVELARRIKQAGLQFQLMLAPALVTVRMYRSWAALWEGWTKNLYLGAQRQLSAMVTLILIMAVIYVLPWIGLGAIALKMALTHSLVWIDGVSLALLLAAIAGQYDLRRLGAEITQGSSRYWWLTGLGGLLVAAIALGSVIKTETGWGWTWRGRPLQLPQG; from the coding sequence ATGACGATTGGAACACTCGTGCTACCGACACTGCTCCTACTGGCATTACTGGGGGTTGTCAACTATGACCAGATTCTGCGGCGATCGCGACTGCAAATTCCCCAATTGCAGCCTCTGCCCCAACCCCTACCGACCATTCCGAGGGTGGCGGTGATCATTCCGGTCTACAACGAGGCGGAAAATCTCCGCGATTGCCTCTCCAGCATCCTCCAGAGTACCTCACTCTCCACTATGCACCTGAATGTCTGGGTGGTGGATGACCAGTCCACCGATGGCACCGGGGCGATCGCCCAACAGCTGCAACAGGAGTGGGCCGATCCCCGATTGCATCTGCTTCCCGGCCAACCCCGACCAACGGATACTCTCTGGATGGGGAAAAACTGGGCCTGTGCCCAGGGAGCTGCCCAAGCCCGTGGGGAATACCTGTTGTTCCTGGATGCGGATGTACGGCTCCAAACCGGTGCCATTGAAGCGGCAGTCCTACAGGCCGACCAAAACCACGTCGATCTACTCTCCTGTGGGCCTCAGGTGCTCTGTGGCTGTCTTGCGGAGTGGCTGGTACAACCGCTGCTGTTCAACCAGCTGCTGATTGGCCTCGACTGGCTCGCGATTAATACCCCAAATCCTGCGGTCGTTTTTGCGGCGGGGCCGTTTATGCTGTTTCGTCGGTCTGCCTACGAGGAGATTGGAGGCCATCGGGGGGTGGCCGATCAGGTGGTGGAAGATGTGGAACTTGCCCGCCGGATCAAGCAGGCAGGGCTGCAATTTCAACTCATGCTCGCCCCCGCCTTGGTGACGGTACGGATGTATCGCTCCTGGGCAGCACTGTGGGAAGGATGGACGAAGAATCTTTATCTGGGGGCGCAGCGACAACTATCCGCCATGGTGACGCTGATTTTGATCATGGCGGTCATCTATGTATTGCCCTGGATTGGCCTGGGGGCGATCGCCCTCAAAATGGCCCTCACCCACTCCCTTGTCTGGATCGATGGTGTTAGCCTCGCCTTGCTCCTAGCGGCGATCGCGGGGCAGTACGATCTGCGACGGTTAGGAGCCGAAATCACCCAGGGGTCAAGCCGCTACTGGTGGCTGACGGGTCTGGGAGGACTGTTGGTCGCCGCGATTGCCCTAGGATCGGTGATTAAGACCGAAACAGGGTGGGGATGGACGTGGCGAGGCCGACCGTTGCAATTACCCCAGGGATAA
- a CDS encoding response regulator transcription factor, which produces MPRILIIDDDPAISELVAINLEMAGYEVSQAPDGIRGQALALQIQPDLIMLDLMLPKVDGFTICQRLRRDERTADIPVLMLTALGQTQNKVEGFNAGADDYLTKPFELEEMLARVRALLRRADRIPQAAKHSEILSYGPLTLVPERFEAIWFERTIKLTHLEFELLHCLLQRHGQTVSPSEILKEVWGYDPDDDIETIRVHIRHLRTKLEPDPRHPRFIKTVYGAGYCLEFKTDTLEQPREIGGEPSAKVNV; this is translated from the coding sequence ATGCCACGAATTCTAATTATCGATGATGACCCGGCAATTTCCGAGTTGGTGGCGATCAACCTAGAAATGGCTGGTTATGAAGTGAGTCAAGCTCCCGATGGCATTAGAGGCCAAGCTCTGGCGCTGCAAATTCAGCCCGATTTAATCATGCTGGATCTGATGCTACCGAAGGTCGATGGGTTTACCATTTGTCAGCGATTACGTCGGGATGAGCGCACGGCGGATATTCCAGTCCTAATGCTGACTGCGCTAGGGCAGACCCAAAATAAAGTTGAGGGCTTTAATGCCGGGGCTGATGACTATCTCACCAAGCCCTTTGAGTTAGAAGAAATGCTGGCACGGGTACGGGCGTTGCTCCGCCGAGCCGATCGCATTCCCCAGGCTGCCAAGCATAGTGAAATCCTCAGTTATGGCCCCCTCACCCTTGTCCCAGAGCGGTTTGAAGCCATCTGGTTTGAGCGGACGATCAAGCTCACCCACTTGGAGTTTGAGCTGCTGCACTGCCTATTACAGCGTCATGGGCAAACCGTTTCTCCCAGTGAGATTCTTAAAGAGGTCTGGGGCTACGATCCTGATGATGACATTGAAACCATCCGTGTCCATATTCGTCACCTGCGAACCAAGCTCGAACCTGATCCCCGCCACCCTCGCTTCATTAAAACCGTCTATGGTGCCGGTTACTGCCTTGAGTTCAAAACGGACACCCTCGAACAGCCCCGAGAAATTGGGGGAGAGCCTTCAGCCAAGGTAAATGTCTAA
- a CDS encoding YbjQ family protein has product MILTTTAVLPGAEVEAYLGIVTAEVVYGSNAIRDFFAGIRDIIGGRTGSYERLFEQGQREAIAELERRGQRLGATAVIGISLTTGTINLDATGVLLLITATGTAIKLKP; this is encoded by the coding sequence ATGATCTTAACCACAACCGCTGTGCTTCCAGGAGCCGAAGTCGAAGCTTACCTGGGTATTGTCACCGCTGAAGTCGTCTATGGCAGTAATGCCATCCGGGATTTTTTCGCTGGCATTCGCGACATCATTGGGGGTCGGACTGGCAGCTACGAGCGATTGTTTGAACAGGGACAACGGGAGGCGATCGCCGAACTAGAGCGTCGGGGGCAACGCCTAGGGGCAACAGCAGTGATTGGCATCTCCCTGACTACAGGCACGATCAACCTGGATGCAACCGGAGTGCTATTGCTGATTACAGCTACTGGAACTGCGATTAAACTCAAACCCTAA
- a CDS encoding DUF2470 domain-containing protein — protein MSEPLTAAICQRICDHMNADHSEDLVLYVKAFGGPQNLTTAKLVALDPEGMDLVAQVPAGTVSLRIQFDHVLQDAADAHYTLVTLSKEARKFPA, from the coding sequence ATGTCTGAACCCTTAACTGCTGCCATTTGCCAACGTATCTGTGATCACATGAATGCAGACCACAGCGAGGATCTAGTGCTCTATGTCAAAGCCTTTGGTGGCCCCCAGAATCTGACAACGGCCAAGTTAGTTGCCCTAGACCCAGAAGGCATGGATCTGGTGGCTCAAGTACCCGCAGGCACGGTCTCCCTACGGATTCAATTTGATCATGTGCTTCAAGATGCCGCCGATGCCCATTACACCCTGGTTACCCTCTCCAAAGAAGCCCGTAAATTCCCTGCCTAA
- a CDS encoding MBL fold metallo-hydrolase, with the protein MGPYHILLDCGLGDLSPLQESFSKIDFVWCSHAHPDHARGLRSLHQACPQIPIYASEVTTQLLPMNWPGISLPVSPPFCHALPWRSPVEFRDGLSAFLVPAGHLPGAAVFLLTYSPAERFASDPHSYSLMYTGDFFLSNSRLVEGLPLEELRGLRPDVLILEGSYGTARFPHRRQQENQLAERISRAIVNQRCVMLPVPTLGLGQEILMILRSHHLFTGRDLDIWVDPSVAAGCDAYLQILPHLPANVQNFASHQPLFWDQRIRPRVRRRPADASLSSLGESPYIILTDATLPWTANDEAEHWADHRRWLVLLPQLSAHPTSREDLAAGILAATTQVETYVLAEHCDGAGTTQLIHNLRPQHVVFVHGTPNYLADLTSLDELYNRYHLHSPAVGTLVELPIGETFHHPAAPETNYEGELMEVETLVTINLPSTITTDSRWHRFF; encoded by the coding sequence ATGGGTCCGTACCACATTCTGTTAGATTGCGGTTTGGGGGATCTGTCGCCGTTACAGGAAAGTTTCTCGAAGATTGACTTCGTCTGGTGTAGCCATGCCCATCCTGATCATGCCAGAGGGCTGCGATCGCTCCATCAAGCCTGTCCCCAAATCCCCATTTATGCCAGTGAGGTCACCACCCAACTGTTGCCAATGAACTGGCCGGGGATCTCCTTGCCAGTGAGTCCCCCATTTTGCCATGCCCTGCCGTGGCGATCGCCAGTGGAATTTCGAGATGGCCTGAGCGCCTTTCTCGTGCCTGCGGGGCATTTACCGGGAGCCGCTGTGTTTCTGCTCACCTACTCGCCAGCAGAACGCTTCGCCAGCGATCCCCACTCCTACTCTCTGATGTACACTGGGGACTTTTTTCTATCCAACTCCCGATTGGTCGAAGGACTGCCCCTGGAAGAACTGCGAGGGTTACGCCCCGATGTCTTAATTCTGGAAGGCAGCTACGGCACAGCCCGGTTTCCCCATCGCCGACAACAGGAAAATCAACTGGCGGAACGGATCAGTCGGGCGATCGTGAACCAGCGGTGCGTAATGTTACCCGTGCCTACCTTGGGGTTGGGACAGGAAATCTTGATGATTCTGCGCAGCCATCATTTATTTACCGGACGAGATCTGGATATTTGGGTAGACCCCTCCGTCGCAGCGGGTTGTGATGCCTATCTGCAAATCCTGCCCCATTTGCCCGCCAATGTGCAAAACTTTGCCAGCCATCAGCCGCTGTTCTGGGATCAGCGGATTCGACCGCGGGTGCGCCGACGCCCCGCCGATGCCTCCCTGTCTTCCCTGGGGGAGTCCCCTTACATTATCCTCACCGATGCCACCCTACCTTGGACGGCCAATGATGAGGCTGAGCATTGGGCAGATCACCGACGCTGGCTGGTATTACTTCCCCAACTCTCTGCCCACCCTACCTCTAGAGAAGACCTAGCCGCAGGCATCCTGGCAGCCACTACCCAGGTGGAGACCTATGTCTTGGCCGAACATTGTGATGGCGCTGGTACTACCCAGTTAATTCACAATCTGCGGCCCCAGCATGTAGTTTTTGTCCACGGCACCCCGAACTACTTGGCCGACCTCACTAGTTTGGATGAGCTTTATAACCGCTACCATCTGCACTCTCCCGCTGTGGGCACCCTGGTAGAACTTCCCATCGGAGAAACATTCCACCATCCCGCTGCTCCCGAAACCAACTATGAGGGGGAACTCATGGAAGTTGAAACCCTAGTGACAATTAACTTACCCAGCACCATTACTACGGATTCCCGCTGGCATCGTTTTTTCTGA
- a CDS encoding DUF1499 domain-containing protein has protein sequence MIFAGKRPTNLGIKNGKLAPCPNSPNCVSSQAQDAAHAIAPLGYRSTPEQAMAHLKQVVQSLPRNRIVTVTRNYLYVEFTSALMGFVDDVEFYLEESTKVIQVRSASRLGKSDLGVNRQRIETIRTGLQQLQ, from the coding sequence ATGATTTTTGCGGGTAAGCGACCGACGAACTTAGGCATCAAAAATGGCAAGCTAGCGCCCTGTCCCAATTCCCCCAACTGTGTCTCAAGTCAGGCTCAGGATGCAGCCCACGCCATTGCTCCCCTCGGTTATCGGTCAACCCCGGAGCAAGCGATGGCGCACTTGAAGCAGGTGGTGCAATCTCTTCCGAGAAACCGGATTGTTACCGTCACTCGCAATTATCTGTATGTAGAATTTACCAGTGCCCTGATGGGTTTTGTCGATGACGTAGAATTTTATCTGGAGGAGTCCACTAAGGTGATTCAGGTACGGTCTGCCTCAAGGCTGGGGAAGTCTGACTTGGGGGTAAACCGTCAACGCATCGAAACCATTCGCACTGGGTTGCAGCAACTGCAATAG
- a CDS encoding pentapeptide repeat-containing protein yields MNLQSLVIKIRKPEQFVNRSLVVLRTMLIILGAIAVGALPGRTFNPKDLQRLQSSKTCPDCDLRQVILVGSDLSRANLTGSNLADATITRVNLEAANLSRVNLNGANLTESNLREANLNDANLEEANLSGANLRRAKLNGAKLESAFYDDQTSFPDGFNPDRAGMQRLR; encoded by the coding sequence ATGAACTTACAATCCTTAGTCATCAAAATCCGGAAACCCGAGCAATTCGTTAACCGCTCGCTGGTTGTACTCAGAACAATGTTGATCATACTGGGGGCGATCGCCGTCGGAGCCCTCCCCGGACGTACCTTTAATCCGAAGGATCTTCAGCGCTTGCAAAGCAGCAAAACCTGCCCTGACTGCGATCTACGGCAGGTGATTCTGGTGGGTTCGGATCTAAGTCGGGCTAACCTCACTGGCTCAAATTTAGCCGACGCCACCATCACCCGGGTCAATCTTGAGGCCGCCAACCTCAGTCGGGTGAATCTCAATGGAGCTAACTTGACAGAATCAAATTTACGGGAGGCCAATCTCAATGACGCTAATTTGGAGGAAGCCAACCTCAGCGGTGCCAACCTGCGGCGAGCCAAGTTAAACGGGGCAAAACTAGAGAGTGCCTTCTACGACGACCAGACCAGTTTCCCGGATGGCTTTAACCCCGATCGCGCTGGGATGCAGCGACTCCGATAG
- a CDS encoding HhoA/HhoB/HtrA family serine endopeptidase, which yields MRGQGSGFIIDRTGIILTNSHVVNGADKVTITLKDGRTFQGHVRGADEVTDLAVVKIDNGSSDLPVAPLGDSDRVRVGDWAIAVGNPLGLDNTVTLGIVSTLHRSSSQVGIPDKRVDFIQTDAAINPGNSGGPLLNDRGEVIGINTAIRADAMGIGFAIPINKAKTVEAQLVKGETVAHPYLGVQMTTLTPELAKENNEDPNSAFLIPETNGVIVLRVLPNTPAATAGIRRGDVITQVDAQAVTTAEQLQNLVENSRVGQTLQLKVRRGNQTQQLAIRTAELHSDS from the coding sequence CTGCGGGGGCAGGGATCGGGCTTCATTATTGACCGCACCGGGATCATTCTTACCAATTCCCATGTGGTCAATGGCGCTGATAAGGTCACCATCACCCTAAAGGATGGCCGCACCTTTCAAGGCCATGTGCGGGGAGCCGATGAGGTTACCGACTTAGCAGTGGTCAAGATTGACAATGGCAGCAGCGACTTACCCGTTGCCCCTCTAGGCGATTCGGATCGCGTCAGAGTTGGAGATTGGGCGATCGCCGTTGGCAATCCCCTGGGGTTGGATAACACCGTCACCCTAGGCATTGTCAGCACTCTGCATCGTTCCAGTTCTCAAGTGGGTATCCCCGACAAGCGGGTGGATTTCATTCAAACCGATGCCGCCATCAATCCCGGCAACTCCGGTGGCCCCTTACTCAATGATCGGGGGGAAGTCATTGGCATCAACACTGCGATTCGTGCGGATGCCATGGGGATCGGCTTTGCGATTCCGATTAACAAAGCCAAGACCGTTGAGGCTCAACTGGTTAAGGGGGAAACCGTTGCCCATCCCTATCTGGGTGTGCAAATGACAACCCTGACCCCAGAATTGGCAAAGGAAAACAATGAAGACCCTAACTCGGCCTTCTTAATTCCTGAAACCAATGGCGTTATCGTCCTCCGGGTACTGCCCAACACCCCAGCAGCCACTGCTGGCATCCGCCGGGGTGATGTGATTACCCAAGTAGATGCCCAAGCGGTCACTACTGCCGAGCAGTTACAGAACCTGGTGGAAAATAGCCGTGTGGGTCAGACGCTGCAATTGAAAGTACGACGGGGGAACCAAACCCAACAACTGGCTATCCGCACCGCTGAACTTCACAGCGACAGCTAA
- a CDS encoding DUF6679 family protein, which yields MLHRKIYQLHSEGREVNLFLRDQQRWIYGARVIDVEGDLVTLRYEETDEEETCSYEEMVRLESIGAVSKKLASVPRIAFDIPVSDDCPEAEQLHNRYPDPNLDVYGGIADHGAAMTLPRESRWQVHR from the coding sequence ATGCTACACCGCAAGATCTATCAACTCCACTCTGAGGGTCGTGAGGTTAACCTTTTCTTGCGGGATCAGCAGCGCTGGATTTATGGAGCGCGTGTCATCGATGTGGAGGGAGATCTCGTCACCCTCCGCTATGAAGAAACGGATGAAGAGGAAACCTGTTCCTATGAAGAAATGGTTCGCCTCGAAAGTATTGGTGCGGTGAGCAAAAAGCTGGCCTCTGTCCCTCGGATTGCTTTCGATATCCCGGTTTCGGATGATTGTCCGGAAGCCGAGCAGCTTCACAATCGCTATCCCGATCCCAATTTAGATGTTTACGGGGGGATCGCTGACCATGGGGCTGCTATGACGCTGCCTCGGGAGAGTCGCTGGCAGGTTCATAGGTGA